Proteins from one bacterium genomic window:
- a CDS encoding potassium channel family protein, translating to MNLLALLLALFLIAVILWDAFETVVLPRRVSRRLRIALLALAPAWRTYSALMRRIPPGAKRETYLSYYGPFTTIWLLAVWAIGLIFGFGLWQWGLGSHVTSPDRVPTLATDLYLSGTTFFTLGLGDVVPRTFGARLVTIAEAGIGFGFLALIISYLPVLYQAFSQREVRITLLDAWAGSPPTAVEFLRRLGEYDHVSALDPFLEKWEEWAADLLDSHIAYPNLCFYRSEHDNQSWLAALTTILDACAVIMAGVDGVRSRTAGLTFAMARHAVVDLSQILNRSPIAPEPDRLPPDDLERLRKILAEAHLALHPSRAFEERLAELREMYEPYVYALSGFLLMPLPAWIPPPGIRDNWQRSKWKTIAHFH from the coding sequence ATGAACCTCCTCGCTCTGCTGCTCGCGCTCTTCTTGATCGCCGTAATCCTGTGGGACGCGTTCGAGACCGTCGTGCTCCCCCGGAGGGTCTCGCGGCGCCTCCGCATCGCCTTGCTGGCGCTTGCCCCCGCCTGGCGCACCTACTCGGCACTGATGCGGAGGATCCCGCCCGGGGCGAAGCGCGAGACGTACCTGAGCTACTATGGCCCGTTCACGACCATTTGGCTCCTGGCGGTGTGGGCGATCGGATTGATATTCGGATTCGGCCTGTGGCAGTGGGGACTGGGGTCACATGTCACGAGCCCGGATCGGGTCCCGACGCTGGCCACCGATCTGTATTTGAGCGGGACGACGTTCTTCACGCTCGGACTCGGCGACGTGGTCCCGCGCACCTTCGGGGCCCGGCTGGTGACGATCGCGGAGGCCGGTATCGGGTTCGGCTTCCTCGCCCTCATCATCTCGTACCTGCCGGTCCTGTACCAGGCGTTCTCGCAGCGCGAGGTGCGCATCACCCTCCTGGATGCGTGGGCGGGGTCCCCCCCCACGGCGGTCGAGTTCCTTCGGCGGCTGGGGGAGTACGATCACGTATCGGCGCTCGACCCCTTTCTCGAGAAATGGGAGGAGTGGGCGGCCGACCTGCTCGATTCGCACATCGCGTATCCGAATCTCTGCTTCTATCGATCGGAACACGACAACCAATCATGGCTTGCCGCGCTCACGACCATCCTCGATGCCTGCGCGGTCATCATGGCGGGGGTCGATGGAGTCCGTTCGCGCACCGCCGGGCTCACCTTTGCGATGGCCCGTCACGCGGTCGTAGACCTAAGCCAGATCCTCAACAGATCGCCGATCGCGCCCGAGCCCGACCGGCTCCCGCCGGACGATCTCGAGCGGCTGCGCAAGATTCTCGCGGAGGCGCATCTTGCCCTCCACCCCAGCCGGGCCTTCGAGGAGCGGCTCGCGGAGCTGCGGGAGATGTACGAGCCGTACGTGTACGCGCTCTCGGGCTTTTTGTTGATGCCCCTACCGGCGTGGATCCCGCCGCCGGGGATCCGCGACAACTGGCAGAGGTCCAAGTGGAAGACGATCGCCCACTTCCACTAG
- a CDS encoding ParB N-terminal domain-containing protein, whose amino-acid sequence MTPWTVLPDETPPKPVVTLAEQVERDGGHVLAIYREPLGDHWQIFGLLPMAKVEPTPYQRDLSPAHVKRLQTAVKKLDRFVDPIVVMSPRPGVYWTPNGNHRRAIMEKLKAKEIPAILVPEPDVGFQILALNTEKAHNVKEKSLEVIRMYRGLVAEAPSQGEEDYTFQFEAAYFITLGLLYETNKRFAGGAFAPILRRVDKFLKGTFPKTLPEREERAGLVRRTDEILGDVVARLKKRGINHPYVKPYVLARTTPLTRQRKTLPSFDQTFKKLAANLEAFDVAKIRYEDIQRSAIMGAPAAE is encoded by the coding sequence GTGACCCCGTGGACCGTCCTGCCCGATGAAACCCCACCGAAACCGGTGGTCACCCTGGCCGAGCAGGTCGAGCGCGACGGCGGCCATGTGCTGGCGATCTACCGCGAACCCCTCGGCGACCACTGGCAGATCTTCGGCCTGCTGCCCATGGCGAAGGTCGAACCCACGCCCTATCAACGCGATCTCTCCCCCGCGCACGTGAAGCGCCTCCAAACCGCCGTGAAGAAGCTCGACCGGTTCGTCGACCCCATTGTCGTGATGTCGCCCCGGCCGGGAGTGTACTGGACGCCGAACGGCAATCACCGCCGGGCGATCATGGAGAAGCTCAAAGCCAAGGAGATCCCGGCGATTCTTGTCCCTGAGCCCGACGTGGGATTCCAGATCCTCGCATTGAACACGGAAAAGGCGCACAATGTAAAGGAAAAGTCGCTCGAGGTGATTCGGATGTATCGCGGCCTCGTGGCGGAGGCGCCATCGCAGGGCGAGGAGGACTACACCTTTCAGTTCGAGGCCGCGTATTTCATCACGCTCGGCCTCCTCTACGAAACCAACAAACGCTTCGCCGGCGGCGCCTTCGCGCCCATCCTCCGCCGCGTCGACAAGTTCCTGAAGGGCACCTTTCCCAAAACGCTCCCCGAGCGCGAGGAGCGCGCCGGCTTGGTGCGGCGCACCGACGAGATCCTGGGCGACGTCGTCGCCAGGCTCAAGAAGCGGGGCATCAACCACCCGTACGTGAAGCCGTACGTGCTCGCGCGGACGACGCCGCTGACCCGGCAGCGCAAGACGCTGCCCTCCTTCGACCAGACCTTCAAGAAGCTCGCGGCCAACCTCGAGGCGTTCGACGTGGCCAAGATCCGGTACGAGGACATCCAGCGCTCGGCCATCATGGGGGCGCCGGCGGCCGAATGA